Proteins from a single region of Syngnathus scovelli strain Florida chromosome 7, RoL_Ssco_1.2, whole genome shotgun sequence:
- the LOC125971768 gene encoding ribosome-binding protein 1-like produces MARQGKSRHSEARRGKASTRQVQGKYKASTRQGKYKARQVQGKASTRQGKYKARQGKARQGKARQGKARQGKARQGKYKARQGKYKARRGKYKASTRRDEASTRQGKYKARQGKARQGKARQGKARQGKARQGKARQVQGKARQRNARQGKYKARQVHGETRQVQGKASTRQGKARQGKATQRKYRARQGKYKVRQGKATQRKARQGKYKARQVHGETRQVQGKASTRQGKASTRQGKARQGKARQGKARQGKARQGKATQRNATQGKARQVQGKARQRNARQGKYKARQVHGETRQVQGKASTRQGK; encoded by the exons atggcaaggcaaggcaaatcaAGGCatagcgag gcgaggcgaggcaaggcaagtacaaggcaagtacaaggcaagtacaaggcaagtacaaggcaaggcaagtacaaggcaaggcaagtacaaggcaaggcaagtacaaggcaaggcaagtacaaggcaaggcaaggcaaggcaaggcaaggcaaggcaaggcaaggcaaggcaaggcaaggcaaggcaaggcaaggcaagtacaaggcaaggcaaggcaagtacaaggcgagacgaggcaagtacaaggcaagtacaaggcgagacgaggcaagtacaaggcaaggcaagtacaaggcaaggcaaggcaaggcaaggcaaggcaaggcaaggcaaggcaaggcaaggcaaggcaaggcaaggcaaggcaaggcaaggcaagtacaaggtaaggcaaggcaacgcaacgcaaggcaaggcaagtacaaggcaaggcaagtacatggcgagacgaggcaagtacaaggcaaggcaagtacaaggcaaggcaaggcaaggcaaggcaaggcaacgcaacgcaaatacagggcaaggcaaggcaagtacaaggtaaggcaaggcaaggcaacgcaacgcaaggcaaggcaaggcaagtacaaggcaaggcaagtacatggcgagacgaggcaagtacaaggcaaggcaagtacaaggcaaggcaaggcaagtacaaggcaaggcaaggcaaggcaaggcaaggcaaggcaaggcaaggcaaggcaaggcaaggcaaggcaaggcaaggcaacgcaacgcaacgcaacgcaaggcaaggcaaggcaagtacaaggtaaggcaaggcaacgcaacgcaaggcaaggcaagtacaaggcaaggcaagtacatggCGAaacgaggcaagtacaaggcaaggcaagtacaaggcaaggcaagtaa